The following are encoded together in the Geobacter sulfurreducens PCA genome:
- a CDS encoding lipoprotein, with protein MTTTRSLPFLLIVLALAGCGDFEWFPDTETNQGSLGTVADAERNAPVVSKAFTITGGSAAISIANGEYSIDGAPYTSASGNVQTGQSVTVRHITSNAYSSSMTTVLTIANESIPFTSVTMSKPPVFVNSSTATDFTFAPKLDVEPNTVIVSDSRTITGNTSPAPISITDGEYSTNGTDFTSSAGTINAGQSLHVRHTSPTTYQTIKTTRLTVGGVRTNFSSMTKAAPFVNYSTVSPVNADPTNVISVAQPLAATKDFTTSTHVSFSIRYFLNNSSNEQKNIGLTIAGADAQNRRIYYGTIDAAVPANANPYTSTHSFGAALTIAQYNSITQWLVTKIIIYQ; from the coding sequence ATGACCACGACGCGCTCACTGCCGTTTTTGCTGATTGTTCTTGCCCTTGCCGGTTGCGGGGATTTTGAGTGGTTCCCGGATACCGAGACGAACCAGGGGAGTCTAGGAACCGTCGCCGATGCGGAGCGTAACGCCCCGGTGGTGTCCAAGGCTTTCACCATTACGGGTGGGTCAGCAGCGATCAGCATCGCCAATGGAGAATATTCGATCGACGGCGCCCCCTACACCTCTGCCAGCGGCAATGTACAAACGGGCCAAAGCGTAACCGTGCGTCACATCACCTCAAACGCCTACAGCTCCAGCATGACGACGGTTCTGACCATCGCCAACGAGAGCATTCCCTTTACCAGCGTGACCATGAGCAAACCGCCAGTCTTTGTGAACAGCTCAACGGCCACAGACTTCACGTTTGCCCCCAAGCTCGATGTGGAACCGAACACCGTCATTGTCTCGGACAGCCGGACAATTACGGGGAATACATCTCCGGCGCCCATAAGCATAACCGACGGAGAATACTCCACCAACGGCACCGACTTCACCAGTTCGGCCGGCACCATCAACGCCGGGCAGTCATTGCACGTGCGGCATACCTCCCCAACCACCTATCAGACAATCAAGACGACCCGCCTGACGGTGGGCGGCGTGCGGACCAACTTCTCGAGCATGACCAAAGCGGCGCCCTTTGTAAACTATTCGACGGTGAGCCCGGTCAACGCCGATCCGACCAATGTTATTTCGGTGGCTCAGCCCCTCGCTGCGACAAAGGATTTCACAACCTCTACCCACGTAAGCTTTTCAATCAGATACTTCTTGAATAATTCCTCCAATGAACAGAAAAACATCGGACTAACGATCGCCGGCGCCGATGCCCAGAACCGGCGTATTTATTACGGAACCATCGATGCTGCTGTCCCGGCCAATGCCAATCCCTATACCAGCACGCACAGCTTCGGAGCAGCCCTGACCATTGCCCAGTACAACAGCATCACCCAGTGGCTCGTGACGAAAATCATCATCTACCAATAG
- a CDS encoding GSU3473 family protein, giving the protein MVVLVRCIDDTITVALEANLKQLIREGSIKSFLRAGEWVDAVTSLERKKRPVTLSEGRYLTLVSGF; this is encoded by the coding sequence ATGGTTGTACTTGTACGCTGTATTGACGACACCATCACCGTTGCACTGGAAGCAAACCTGAAGCAGCTTATCCGGGAAGGGAGCATCAAGTCGTTTCTTCGTGCCGGAGAATGGGTCGACGCGGTGACTTCATTGGAAAGAAAGAAGCGCCCTGTCACTCTCAGTGAAGGACGTTACCTCACCCTCGTCTCAGGATTCTGA
- a CDS encoding cytochrome C produces MEPPHAHALETVCIQCHGSQPGKGGVPVGQWRGSIHEENGISCHDCHGGDPRDAVNAMSPARGFIGAPAEQQIPAFCGRCHVGITEDYLKSAHGKALGTGGPTCVTCHGSHRVAAATLDIINENRCGTCHSFDRAAAIKDAMTRTEAMIAVIDAKIRLLKGEGVDTDSREKSLFALRNTFRRLFHEVDTARVEQESGRIRSELSAIDQSLALYDQAKQRRKFIGAIVVGALLLAALFSHLLKKTWN; encoded by the coding sequence TTGGAGCCACCGCACGCTCATGCCCTTGAGACGGTCTGCATTCAGTGTCACGGCAGCCAGCCAGGCAAAGGTGGCGTGCCGGTGGGACAGTGGCGGGGCAGCATTCATGAGGAAAACGGCATATCGTGCCACGACTGCCACGGCGGAGATCCCCGCGATGCGGTCAACGCCATGAGCCCTGCCCGGGGATTCATCGGAGCCCCGGCAGAACAACAGATCCCGGCATTCTGCGGTCGATGTCATGTGGGAATCACGGAAGATTATCTGAAGAGCGCCCACGGCAAAGCTCTCGGAACCGGCGGTCCTACCTGCGTCACCTGCCACGGATCACACCGCGTAGCGGCTGCAACCCTCGACATTATCAATGAAAACCGTTGCGGCACGTGTCACTCCTTTGATCGGGCAGCGGCAATCAAAGATGCCATGACCCGTACCGAGGCCATGATTGCAGTCATAGATGCAAAGATCCGCCTGCTCAAAGGGGAAGGAGTCGACACGGACAGCAGGGAAAAAAGCCTGTTCGCTCTCCGCAATACCTTCCGTCGCCTCTTTCATGAAGTCGACACCGCCCGCGTCGAGCAGGAATCGGGACGAATCCGCTCTGAACTAAGCGCCATCGACCAGTCCCTGGCACTCTATGACCAAGCAAAGCAACGGCGCAAATTCATAGGTGCCATTGTGGTAGGGGCACTCCTACTGGCGGCACTTTTTTCCCACCTTCTTAAAAAGACCTGGAACTAA
- a CDS encoding cytochrome b yields the protein MSLPDKLREWFEVRLGIAELVEKRLTGYLLPRNINAWYSLGSVLLVIFGIQVVTGILLLIYYVPDADKAFRSVTAIMNDVPFGWLIRMCHAVGSNMMVAVLLLHMLSVLFMGSYKRPRELNWLTGFILFNLVLGISLTGYLLPWSQLSFWATTVATNSAGAIPVIGGYLVEFLRGGKLVGPPTLGRFFAVHVALLPLLIAALIGAHLFLLERIGVSAPPFGLANTRTRWAGDRFRHESHPDGIPFYPTYLLQDATSIFIYLALFFGVVFFNPYLFFPPTAFIPADPFKTPPHIKPEWYFLANYQTLKVFPNELLGLMVQGAVMSLLALLPFIDRGAERHPLKRPLFLACFIGGICVYLAMTIWGHYS from the coding sequence ATGTCTCTGCCGGATAAACTCCGAGAATGGTTCGAAGTGCGCCTCGGTATAGCAGAACTGGTTGAGAAACGCCTGACCGGCTATCTGCTGCCCCGCAACATCAACGCTTGGTACTCCCTGGGAAGCGTCCTGCTGGTAATCTTCGGCATCCAGGTGGTCACCGGCATCCTGCTTCTCATCTACTACGTTCCGGACGCGGACAAGGCATTTCGCAGCGTCACCGCCATAATGAACGACGTTCCTTTCGGGTGGCTCATCCGGATGTGCCATGCGGTCGGTTCAAACATGATGGTGGCGGTGCTGCTGCTCCACATGCTGTCGGTCCTGTTCATGGGGAGCTACAAGCGCCCGCGGGAACTGAACTGGCTCACGGGATTCATCCTTTTCAACCTGGTATTGGGAATATCCCTTACCGGCTACCTCCTCCCTTGGAGCCAGCTCTCATTCTGGGCAACCACCGTGGCCACCAACAGCGCCGGCGCCATACCGGTCATCGGCGGCTACCTGGTGGAATTCCTGCGGGGCGGCAAACTCGTCGGACCGCCGACCCTCGGCCGATTCTTCGCCGTCCACGTGGCACTGTTACCGCTTCTTATCGCCGCGCTCATCGGAGCACATCTCTTTTTGCTTGAGCGGATCGGCGTTTCCGCGCCTCCCTTCGGCCTCGCCAATACGCGCACCCGCTGGGCCGGGGACCGGTTCCGCCATGAATCCCATCCGGACGGCATCCCGTTCTACCCCACCTACCTGCTACAGGATGCAACCTCCATTTTCATCTATCTTGCGCTATTCTTCGGCGTGGTATTCTTCAATCCCTACTTGTTCTTTCCCCCCACCGCCTTTATCCCGGCCGATCCATTCAAGACCCCACCTCACATCAAGCCGGAATGGTACTTTCTAGCAAACTATCAGACCCTCAAGGTCTTCCCCAACGAGCTGCTGGGCCTCATGGTTCAGGGGGCGGTCATGAGCTTGCTGGCCCTGCTTCCCTTTATCGACCGCGGCGCAGAGCGGCACCCTCTCAAGCGGCCGCTTTTTCTCGCCTGTTTTATCGGTGGCATCTGCGTTTATCTTGCCATGACCATCTGGGGGCACTACTCATGA
- a CDS encoding ubiquinol-cytochrome c reductase iron-sulfur subunit, whose amino-acid sequence MQASTRRTFLGYCLGAIALAGGAAATYPVFRYLAPQGESNSGSKVTFPETEIPPDGAKFFDFHGTTGVVVKTRAGGLMALSAVCTHLGCIVQWEKEKQDFLCPCHGGRFSADGSVLSGPPPKPLARLPLAVENGIVTIG is encoded by the coding sequence ATGCAGGCCAGCACGAGACGAACGTTTCTCGGATATTGCCTCGGCGCCATCGCCCTTGCAGGTGGTGCGGCGGCAACCTACCCCGTGTTTCGCTATCTCGCCCCGCAGGGTGAGAGCAACAGTGGCAGCAAGGTGACCTTCCCCGAAACGGAAATCCCGCCCGATGGGGCAAAATTCTTCGATTTCCACGGCACTACCGGCGTCGTTGTCAAAACGCGGGCCGGCGGTCTGATGGCCCTGTCCGCCGTCTGTACCCACCTGGGGTGCATCGTCCAGTGGGAGAAGGAGAAGCAGGACTTTCTCTGCCCCTGCCATGGCGGCCGTTTCAGTGCCGATGGATCAGTCCTTTCGGGACCTCCGCCCAAGCCGCTCGCCCGGCTTCCTCTCGCCGTGGAAAACGGCATCGTTACCATCGGATAG
- a CDS encoding class 1 fructose-bisphosphatase encodes MPFSEPGKTKFQVDLRRHLRNQDISDNLVHLICEIAEASKYVINAVRTGDLGVAGTSNLYGEEQLALDVLSDRIIRKRLIHSGVVCNIASEEMDEIFQAQADADGLYSVAYDPLDGSSLVDVNLAVGTIVSIYEGCNLLQKGRNQVAAMYILYGPRVSLVYSVGKGVHEFTMNHLMEYTLSRENVTMKPDGDIYSPGGLRKKYLPETEKFVQHLESKGSKLRYSGGFVPDINQVLMKGKGIFMYPALNGSPNGKLRVLFELNPMAYLIENAGGAATDGKTPILDIEPQSLDQRAPIFIGCSNDVATAMEFMGG; translated from the coding sequence ATGCCGTTCAGCGAGCCGGGCAAGACGAAATTCCAGGTAGACCTACGCCGTCATCTGCGAAATCAGGATATCAGCGATAACCTCGTGCACCTGATCTGCGAGATTGCCGAGGCAAGCAAGTATGTGATCAACGCAGTCCGCACCGGTGATCTCGGCGTGGCCGGTACCTCGAACCTCTACGGTGAGGAGCAGTTGGCCCTGGACGTGCTTTCGGACCGGATCATCAGAAAACGGCTCATCCATTCAGGAGTTGTCTGCAACATTGCATCCGAGGAGATGGATGAGATCTTCCAGGCCCAGGCCGACGCCGACGGTCTCTACTCGGTGGCGTACGATCCCCTCGACGGCTCGTCGCTCGTTGATGTGAATCTTGCCGTGGGAACCATCGTGTCGATTTACGAAGGGTGCAACCTGCTCCAGAAGGGGCGTAATCAGGTGGCAGCCATGTACATACTCTACGGCCCCCGTGTTTCGCTGGTGTATTCCGTGGGCAAAGGCGTTCACGAGTTCACCATGAACCATCTCATGGAGTACACCCTGAGCCGGGAGAACGTCACCATGAAGCCGGACGGAGACATCTACTCCCCTGGCGGACTGCGCAAAAAGTACCTGCCGGAAACGGAAAAATTCGTGCAGCACCTTGAGAGTAAGGGATCCAAGCTTCGCTATTCGGGCGGCTTTGTGCCCGACATCAACCAGGTACTGATGAAAGGGAAGGGTATTTTCATGTATCCTGCCCTCAACGGTTCACCTAACGGCAAACTGCGCGTACTTTTCGAGCTGAACCCCATGGCTTACCTCATCGAAAATGCAGGAGGGGCGGCCACTGACGGCAAGACGCCCATCCTCGACATCGAGCCGCAATCTCTCGACCAGCGGGCTCCCATTTTCATTGGTTGCTCCAATGACGTAGCCACGGCCATGGAGTTCATGGGCGGCTGA
- a CDS encoding sigma-54-dependent transcriptional regulator has protein sequence MGTKLLVLDDDSVVLEQLKQVFGAEGYEVFTVSQDREAYRIIAAEHPNVAIIDLNLEGASGLDVLREAKRLDHALAVIITTGSRATRNAIEAMRQGAYDYIIKPFNLPALTETVRKAVECNLMTRTVRFTGGGGGIDDDVDYEDVMIGSSPEMLEVWKMVGRVADSDASVLIQGESGTGKELLARAIYHYSRRRHRPFLAVNCAALPETLLESELFGHEKGAFTDAHSRRIGKFEQCNGGTIFLDEVAEMSLANQGKLLRVLENQEFERVGGNETVRVDVRVLTATNRSLVQAVKEKAFRLDLLYRLRVVSFYLPPLRERVEDVPLLTDLFIKTFSRKHGKKIKGIAPRALEMLKVGHWEGNIRELKNVINSATVLCKGDFLMPEDFAPLLPAAVLPRKVEGGVGDDYFGFFRKVLEPEFDTLCRKSKGAVFETVSSSLQGALIRLALERCGNNQVVAARLLGISRNTLRDRLARSEG, from the coding sequence ATGGGGACCAAACTTCTGGTACTCGACGACGATTCGGTGGTTCTTGAACAACTGAAGCAGGTCTTCGGCGCCGAAGGCTATGAAGTCTTTACCGTCAGCCAGGATCGGGAGGCCTATCGCATCATCGCTGCTGAACATCCGAACGTGGCCATCATCGATCTGAACCTTGAGGGCGCCTCGGGGCTCGATGTGCTGCGTGAGGCGAAACGGCTCGACCATGCCCTCGCCGTAATCATCACCACCGGCTCCCGGGCCACCCGCAATGCCATAGAGGCCATGCGGCAGGGAGCCTACGATTACATTATCAAGCCGTTCAACCTGCCGGCTCTGACCGAGACGGTCCGCAAGGCCGTCGAATGCAACCTCATGACCCGGACGGTCCGCTTCACCGGTGGCGGCGGCGGTATCGACGACGATGTCGATTATGAAGACGTGATGATCGGGTCTTCGCCGGAGATGCTCGAAGTCTGGAAGATGGTCGGGAGGGTCGCCGATTCGGATGCATCGGTGCTGATTCAGGGGGAGAGCGGTACCGGCAAGGAGCTTCTCGCCCGAGCCATTTACCACTATTCACGTCGGCGCCACCGTCCGTTTCTTGCGGTCAACTGTGCGGCTCTGCCCGAAACGCTGCTTGAAAGCGAACTGTTCGGCCACGAAAAGGGTGCCTTCACCGATGCCCACTCGCGTCGCATCGGCAAGTTCGAACAGTGCAACGGCGGAACGATTTTTCTCGATGAAGTGGCGGAGATGAGCCTCGCCAACCAGGGGAAGCTCCTGCGGGTGCTTGAGAACCAGGAGTTCGAGAGGGTGGGGGGGAACGAGACGGTTCGGGTCGACGTGCGCGTGCTCACTGCCACTAATCGCAGCCTAGTGCAGGCCGTGAAGGAAAAAGCCTTCCGTCTCGACCTCCTCTATCGTCTGCGCGTGGTCTCGTTCTACCTGCCGCCCCTGCGGGAGCGGGTCGAGGACGTCCCCCTTCTGACTGATTTGTTCATCAAGACCTTTTCCCGGAAACACGGCAAGAAGATCAAAGGAATCGCCCCCAGGGCACTGGAGATGCTGAAGGTGGGACATTGGGAAGGAAACATCCGCGAGCTGAAAAATGTCATCAATTCGGCAACTGTCCTCTGCAAGGGAGACTTTCTCATGCCCGAGGACTTCGCGCCACTACTGCCCGCTGCCGTGTTGCCGCGAAAGGTCGAGGGAGGTGTGGGTGACGATTACTTCGGATTTTTCAGGAAGGTTCTAGAGCCGGAGTTTGATACCCTGTGCCGGAAGAGCAAAGGGGCCGTGTTCGAAACCGTCAGCAGTAGTCTGCAGGGAGCATTGATCCGGCTGGCCCTTGAACGATGCGGCAACAATCAGGTAGTGGCGGCCCGCCTTCTCGGCATAAGTAGAAATACCCTACGCGACCGATTGGCCCGCTCGGAAGGGTGA
- a CDS encoding HD domain-containing phosphohydrolase gives MKATILTVDDEEMIRDLLVTALSREGYDCFQAGSADEARDVLLNNRVELALLDIMMPGTSGVDLLKEIKKISADTVVLMVTAISDMETAMRCIHLGADDYILKPFDIERVLLTIKNSLEKQRLLIENREYQANLEKKVLEQTGQIRSAMEELNLTYDHTLTTLVRALDAREKETGSHSERVMNYTILLAETMGIRAAEVAIMARGALLHDIGKIGVSDNILLKPAKLDEVEWRHMKQHPQMGYDILSGIKFLKAPAEVVYAHHERYDGTGYPKGLRGSEIPLGARIFSLVDTLDAMTSDRPYRRALPFSAVLAEVERCIGSQFDPSIAATFLSIPKDKWEKAGKRLFLD, from the coding sequence ATGAAAGCCACAATCCTGACGGTCGACGATGAGGAGATGATCAGGGACCTGCTGGTGACGGCGCTGTCCCGCGAGGGCTACGACTGTTTCCAGGCCGGAAGTGCCGACGAAGCGCGGGATGTGTTGCTGAACAACCGGGTGGAACTCGCCCTGCTGGATATCATGATGCCCGGCACATCCGGGGTCGATTTGCTCAAGGAAATAAAGAAGATCAGTGCTGACACGGTTGTGCTGATGGTAACCGCCATCAGCGACATGGAAACGGCCATGCGCTGCATCCACCTGGGCGCCGATGACTACATTCTGAAACCCTTCGACATCGAGCGGGTTCTGCTCACCATCAAAAACTCCCTGGAAAAGCAGCGCCTGCTGATTGAGAACCGGGAGTACCAAGCAAATCTTGAGAAAAAGGTTCTGGAACAGACGGGACAAATCCGCTCGGCCATGGAGGAACTCAACCTCACCTACGACCACACGCTCACAACGCTCGTGCGTGCTCTGGATGCCCGCGAAAAGGAAACCGGCTCCCACTCGGAACGAGTCATGAACTACACGATTCTCCTTGCGGAAACCATGGGAATTCGTGCTGCAGAGGTGGCAATCATGGCCCGGGGGGCGCTCCTGCACGACATCGGCAAGATTGGCGTCTCAGACAACATACTGCTCAAACCGGCAAAACTCGACGAAGTTGAATGGCGCCACATGAAACAGCACCCGCAGATGGGATACGACATCCTCTCAGGGATCAAGTTCCTCAAGGCTCCGGCGGAAGTGGTCTACGCCCACCATGAGCGTTACGACGGAACCGGCTACCCAAAAGGGTTGCGCGGAAGCGAAATCCCGCTCGGCGCCCGGATATTCTCCCTGGTGGACACTCTTGACGCCATGACCTCGGACAGGCCCTACCGCAGGGCACTGCCGTTTTCCGCAGTGTTGGCCGAAGTCGAGCGCTGCATCGGCAGTCAGTTCGACCCCTCGATTGCCGCTACGTTCCTGTCCATTCCAAAGGATAAATGGGAAAAGGCGGGCAAGCGGCTGTTTCTTGACTAG
- a CDS encoding response regulator, whose amino-acid sequence MELPPLRVVIVDDSSLDAELILRELNRSFATEFVRVDTPSGMSSVIEAEPWDVIVSDYFMPQFSGLDAIALLKKLNKDIPIIIVSGKLGEDSAVETMRAGASDYILKDNLARLVPAIHRELNELSVRRQKRRAEEELRKLYHAVEQSPVSIVITDREGTIEYVNPKFSKLTGYDSHEAIGQNPRILKSGETPAEEYQRLWQSIKAGHEWHGEFLNKKKNGQLFWERASISAIKDETGTITHFVGIKEDITEQRRTKEAELRSWKLSEAMASASLCFLETENISKMAQILVDRCVEITNASFGFLYELVFGGDARILAVSSTAAVPAGGLCAQVKGHIEREGFFLVTPSDGLLFEPVKAGTTVLTNNPTTLDHLICRDSGNLGQINSFLGTPLKVGSRVVGMIGLTDRPDGFTDMERREIEAFAQTAALALHSARAEIEHKKAMDQLRQAQKMEAIGQLAGGIAHDFNNLLTVINGYSTLLIHEMPNDSPFKVEVEHILQAGERAADLTHQLLAFSRRQILEPKYIDINLLVKNVEKMLKRLIRENIILTTRLAEQLGTVKADPGQVEQIIMNLVVNARDAMEEGGILTIETANVELDGAFALNNPGAVPGRYIMLTVTDTGIGMSEEVRRKVFEPFFTTKAQGKGTGLGLATVYGIVKQSDGYIQVLSQPGKGSSFRVFLPRVQGKSEGDILLDDAPEMLGSESVLVVEDEEGVLNLVVHTLSARGYRVFSTASPVEAMEIFSRNRERICLLVTDVIMPGMSGPLLAENLRGQREDLKILFMSGYTDDTAIPSEASDERTSFIMKPFTPDALAGKVRELLGTVS is encoded by the coding sequence ATGGAGTTGCCACCTCTTCGCGTGGTGATCGTTGATGACTCTTCCCTGGATGCCGAGCTGATCCTCAGGGAACTTAATCGCAGCTTTGCGACCGAATTCGTGCGCGTGGACACCCCCAGCGGCATGAGCTCCGTGATTGAGGCTGAGCCATGGGACGTAATAGTCTCCGACTATTTCATGCCCCAGTTTAGCGGACTTGATGCCATTGCCCTGCTGAAGAAACTCAACAAGGATATCCCGATCATCATCGTCTCCGGCAAGCTGGGTGAAGATTCGGCGGTTGAGACCATGCGCGCCGGGGCAAGCGACTACATACTCAAAGACAACCTTGCCCGCCTGGTGCCGGCCATACACCGGGAACTAAATGAATTGTCGGTCCGCCGGCAGAAAAGGCGGGCAGAAGAAGAGCTCCGCAAGCTTTACCACGCCGTTGAACAGAGCCCTGTTTCAATTGTCATTACTGATCGGGAAGGCACCATCGAATATGTTAACCCGAAATTCAGCAAACTGACCGGATATGATTCCCACGAGGCCATTGGTCAGAATCCCCGCATCTTAAAATCGGGAGAAACCCCGGCAGAGGAATACCAACGCCTCTGGCAATCCATCAAGGCAGGGCACGAATGGCACGGTGAATTCCTCAACAAAAAGAAAAACGGCCAACTTTTCTGGGAGCGGGCCTCCATTTCCGCCATAAAAGACGAAACCGGCACAATCACTCATTTCGTCGGCATCAAGGAGGACATCACGGAGCAACGCAGGACCAAGGAAGCGGAACTCCGCAGCTGGAAGCTCTCCGAGGCCATGGCGTCTGCGAGCCTCTGCTTCCTGGAAACCGAAAACATCAGCAAGATGGCCCAGATACTGGTTGACCGCTGCGTAGAGATCACCAATGCGTCCTTCGGCTTTTTGTACGAACTGGTGTTCGGCGGCGACGCACGTATTCTCGCCGTCTCGTCCACGGCGGCCGTGCCTGCCGGTGGACTCTGTGCCCAGGTAAAGGGACATATCGAGCGTGAAGGTTTTTTTCTCGTCACCCCTAGTGACGGCCTCCTGTTTGAGCCGGTCAAGGCCGGCACGACGGTTCTCACCAACAACCCCACAACCCTGGATCATCTCATTTGCCGCGACAGCGGGAACCTCGGCCAGATCAATTCCTTTCTCGGCACCCCGCTCAAGGTGGGCAGCCGGGTCGTCGGTATGATCGGGCTCACTGACCGGCCGGATGGCTTTACTGACATGGAGCGCCGGGAAATCGAGGCATTCGCCCAGACTGCAGCGCTTGCACTCCATAGCGCCAGGGCTGAGATCGAGCATAAAAAGGCCATGGATCAGCTTCGCCAAGCGCAAAAAATGGAGGCGATCGGCCAGCTCGCCGGCGGGATTGCCCATGACTTTAACAACCTGCTGACGGTCATCAACGGGTACAGCACCCTCCTGATCCATGAGATGCCCAACGACTCACCGTTCAAGGTTGAAGTCGAGCATATTCTCCAAGCCGGCGAGCGGGCGGCGGACCTCACTCATCAGCTCCTCGCCTTCAGCCGGCGCCAAATCCTCGAGCCCAAATACATCGACATCAATCTTCTTGTGAAAAACGTCGAAAAGATGCTGAAACGGCTCATACGAGAGAATATCATCCTCACGACCCGCCTTGCCGAACAGCTTGGGACCGTAAAGGCAGATCCGGGCCAGGTCGAGCAGATCATCATGAACCTTGTGGTCAATGCCCGCGACGCCATGGAGGAGGGAGGCATTCTTACAATAGAAACAGCGAATGTGGAGCTGGACGGCGCATTCGCCCTGAACAATCCCGGGGCAGTCCCGGGGCGCTACATCATGCTCACCGTAACAGATACCGGCATCGGCATGTCGGAGGAAGTGCGGCGCAAGGTTTTTGAACCGTTTTTCACTACCAAGGCTCAGGGCAAGGGAACCGGATTAGGCCTTGCGACGGTCTATGGTATCGTGAAGCAAAGCGACGGTTACATTCAGGTGTTGAGTCAGCCGGGTAAGGGATCATCGTTCCGGGTTTTTCTCCCGCGCGTCCAGGGCAAAAGCGAGGGGGACATCCTGCTGGATGACGCGCCTGAGATGCTGGGGTCTGAATCGGTTCTTGTGGTCGAAGATGAGGAAGGTGTCCTCAATCTTGTGGTCCACACCCTCTCTGCCCGTGGCTACCGGGTGTTCAGTACGGCATCCCCCGTTGAAGCCATGGAGATATTCAGCCGCAACCGGGAGCGGATCTGCCTCCTTGTGACCGACGTGATCATGCCGGGGATGAGCGGCCCCCTCCTGGCAGAAAACCTCAGAGGGCAGCGAGAGGATCTCAAAATATTGTTCATGTCGGGGTATACTGATGATACCGCAATACCAAGCGAGGCGTCGGATGAACGGACTTCCTTCATCATGAAGCCGTTCACCCCCGATGCGCTGGCCGGAAAAGTTCGCGAATTGCTCGGCACTGTTTCGTGA
- a CDS encoding sensor domain-containing diguanylate cyclase codes for MESFLPPPLRVLILEDSEDDYFLLVRALKREFDIVPERVDSEESLRANLCEKRWDIVLSDYFMPQFDALAALTLIQSMNLDIPFIIVSGKIGEFEAVKAMKAGAHDYIMKGDYTRLIPAIRRELREAVIRQEQRRTDHELREQLHFRQALIDAIPAPIYFMDTTGIFLGCNKAFEAFSGHTQDEIVGKTIYDLMPPSLAKHTDSADRELFEHGGIQIYESVISFADGALHDVIFYKATFTTTEKNIGGLVGTILDITERKQTEERLRYMSTHDTLTGLYNRAYFQEEMERLEQGRQFPVSVVVFDVDRLKYVNDSQGHAAGDELLIRAALVLKGAFRAEDVVARIGGDEFAVLLPSADADVVQEALRRVIGKIEQSQTEDHPVPLSISFGAATASKGDRLEEVLKLADRRMYENKFKKCCVLPA; via the coding sequence ATGGAGTCTTTTTTGCCCCCTCCGCTTCGTGTACTCATACTTGAAGACTCGGAAGATGATTACTTCCTCCTCGTGAGAGCTCTCAAGCGCGAGTTCGATATCGTCCCCGAGCGGGTTGATTCGGAAGAGTCGCTCCGCGCCAATCTCTGCGAAAAGAGATGGGATATCGTATTGTCGGATTATTTCATGCCACAATTCGATGCCTTGGCTGCCTTAACCCTCATCCAGAGCATGAACCTGGATATCCCCTTCATCATCGTTTCGGGCAAAATCGGGGAATTTGAAGCGGTTAAAGCGATGAAAGCCGGCGCTCATGACTATATCATGAAGGGCGATTATACCCGCCTGATCCCCGCTATCCGCCGAGAACTCCGCGAAGCCGTGATCCGGCAGGAACAACGTCGGACCGACCACGAACTCCGCGAACAACTCCACTTCCGACAGGCGCTGATTGACGCCATTCCCGCCCCTATCTACTTCATGGATACCACGGGAATTTTCCTTGGCTGCAACAAGGCGTTCGAGGCATTTTCGGGCCACACTCAGGATGAAATCGTCGGGAAGACAATCTATGACCTGATGCCCCCCTCGCTCGCAAAGCACACTGACAGTGCGGACAGGGAGCTGTTCGAGCACGGTGGCATCCAGATCTACGAGAGTGTCATATCCTTTGCCGACGGTGCACTCCATGACGTGATCTTTTATAAAGCCACGTTCACCACAACAGAAAAAAACATCGGCGGCCTTGTAGGGACCATCCTCGACATTACCGAAAGGAAGCAGACTGAGGAAAGACTTCGTTACATGAGCACCCACGACACACTGACGGGACTTTACAACCGAGCCTATTTTCAGGAAGAAATGGAGCGACTTGAGCAGGGAAGGCAATTCCCGGTCAGCGTAGTCGTATTTGACGTGGACCGGCTGAAATACGTCAATGACAGCCAGGGACACGCTGCGGGGGACGAATTGCTGATTCGAGCTGCCTTGGTGCTCAAAGGCGCCTTCCGTGCCGAAGACGTGGTGGCGAGAATAGGAGGAGACGAATTCGCCGTTCTCCTTCCCTCAGCAGACGCCGATGTAGTGCAGGAAGCCCTGCGAAGAGTGATTGGCAAAATAGAGCAGAGCCAGACGGAAGACCATCCTGTTCCCCTCAGTATCTCTTTCGGCGCTGCAACGGCCAGCAAGGGCGACCGCCTCGAAGAGGTACTCAAGCTTGCCGACCGTAGAATGTACGAGAATAAGTTTAAAAAATGCTGCGTATTACCTGCATAA